Proteins from a genomic interval of Treponema succinifaciens DSM 2489:
- a CDS encoding 2-hydroxyacyl-CoA dehydratase → MENNSLGEISSLTPAVRPIRMGIDVGSTTVKVVALGENDELLYGAYERHRADIRNTIITVVNKAFDSLEEVLPAKENQTVSVKVTGSGGLSVSQWLNIPFIQEVVAATTAVRKIIPQTDVVIELGGEDAKITYFKGGVEQRMNGTCAGGTGAFIDQMAALLETDASGLNELARGATTIYPIAARCGVFAKTDVQPLINEGARREDIAASIFQAVVSQTISGLACGKPIRGNVAFLGGPLHFLDQLRERFVITLKLGAEQTIVPENSQLFVASGAAYSAEREIKCVTPSSKNGTFPTIKQFRESLKNLVGAEMQEVQRLEPLFTTHEELDEFNKRHSQEKASTGDLESTEGPVFLGLDAGSTTTKAVLIDTKGRILWRFYDVNAGNPVDLAVKVLKSLYKILPEKCYIARSVSTGYGEALFQAALGVDAGEVETITHYRAADFFVPGVEFLLDIGGQDMKCLRMKDGAIVSIQLNEACSAGCGSFLDNFARTMGMSVQEFSKIALMAKKPVDLGTRCTVFMNSRVKQAQKEGAEVADISAGLSYSVIKNALFKVIKLRKASDIGKKVVVQGGTFFNDAVLRAFEKIAGVNVYRPDVAGLMGAYGSALIAMDQWEDLRRPKPDDPDQTPKFVKSGIATLNQLESFKVDLELRRCGKCSNNCLLTINTFSTSGTEVGEKRAVRKFVTGNRCERGAELEEKTSVVDASNKPSEDETEKNLPNLFEWKYKRLFGHYIPLKPDEAVMGDVGIPRVLNMYENYPLWFTFFTKLGFRVRLSPRSSRAIYEKGLETIPSESVCYPGKISHGHVESLLQQGIKFIFYPCVPYETKEDPGAGNHYNCPIVTSYPEVLRNNVEQLRQDDSVLFMNPFLPVYDKQRLKERLFEELSLKFKKLTRQKINEAVDAAWAEQEKFRKDVQEKGEEALEETIRRGANGIVLAGRPYHLDPEINHGIPEMINGLGMAVFTEDSVAHLGSIERPLRIIDQWTYHNRLYRAGAFVSGMANLELVQLTSFGCGLDAVTSDQVDEIMKSKSRMYTLIKIDEGSNLGAVRIRIRSLIAAVKARERNRTKLSIKPASYKRQVFTKEMKKKHTIIGPQMSPIHFKLLQKAMEYSGYNFVVLDAVDPMAVETGLKYVNNDACYPSILVAGQMIAALQSGKFDLNNTSLIITQTGGGCRATNYIGFIRRALNDAGFSKIPVISMSTQGFEKNPGWTYTPGMLIRLVRSIMLGDLLMRVLYRTRPYEAVSGSANALYEKWNARCEIALKSLSVFKYRKLIRGIIKDFDNLPLLPVKKPRVGVVGEILVKFHPTANNDIVNVIESEGAECVMPDLADFLFYTFSTGIFRHRQLAFDKKTEKNARLMVWAVELFRGYIKKQLKKSHRFDPPNLIYDMMKGVDDIVQLGNITGEGWFLTAEMVELIHSGCPSIACVQPFACLPNHVTGKGMIKELRRRYPESNVSAIDYDPGSSEVNQLNRLKLLLSNAPVGKHPDEEADGMIHQPDKKVVKPEIQMAEGAFIDPEPVEMKDVPVI, encoded by the coding sequence AAGAAGTTCTTCCGGCGAAGGAAAATCAGACTGTCAGCGTTAAGGTTACTGGTTCTGGCGGACTTTCTGTTTCTCAGTGGCTGAATATTCCGTTTATTCAGGAAGTTGTTGCCGCTACTACCGCTGTAAGAAAAATTATTCCGCAGACGGATGTTGTGATTGAGCTTGGCGGCGAAGATGCGAAAATCACTTATTTTAAAGGCGGAGTTGAACAACGCATGAACGGAACTTGCGCTGGAGGAACTGGAGCTTTTATTGATCAGATGGCGGCTCTTTTGGAAACTGATGCTTCCGGACTTAATGAGCTTGCCCGCGGAGCAACCACAATTTATCCAATTGCCGCCCGTTGCGGAGTTTTTGCAAAGACTGATGTTCAGCCTTTGATTAATGAAGGTGCGCGCCGTGAAGATATTGCGGCTTCTATTTTTCAGGCAGTTGTAAGCCAGACAATTTCTGGGCTTGCTTGCGGAAAGCCGATCCGCGGGAATGTCGCATTTTTGGGCGGACCGCTTCACTTTTTGGATCAGCTTAGGGAACGCTTTGTAATTACATTGAAGCTTGGGGCGGAGCAGACAATTGTTCCAGAAAACAGCCAGCTTTTTGTTGCTTCGGGTGCGGCTTATTCAGCTGAACGGGAAATAAAATGCGTAACTCCTTCTAGCAAAAATGGAACATTTCCTACTATAAAACAGTTCAGGGAAAGCCTTAAAAATCTTGTTGGCGCAGAAATGCAGGAAGTTCAGCGACTTGAGCCGTTGTTTACAACTCATGAAGAACTTGACGAATTCAATAAGCGCCATTCACAGGAAAAAGCCAGCACTGGAGACTTGGAGTCAACTGAAGGTCCTGTTTTCCTTGGACTTGATGCCGGCTCTACAACAACAAAGGCTGTTCTGATTGATACAAAGGGACGCATTTTGTGGCGTTTCTACGATGTGAATGCAGGAAATCCTGTTGACTTGGCTGTAAAAGTTCTAAAAAGCCTTTATAAAATTCTTCCTGAAAAATGCTATATTGCGCGTTCTGTTTCTACAGGTTACGGCGAAGCTTTATTTCAGGCTGCCCTTGGAGTTGATGCTGGCGAAGTTGAAACTATAACTCATTACCGGGCGGCGGATTTTTTTGTTCCTGGCGTTGAATTCCTTTTGGACATAGGCGGACAGGATATGAAGTGCCTTAGAATGAAAGACGGCGCGATTGTTTCCATTCAGCTTAATGAAGCCTGCTCTGCGGGTTGCGGTTCGTTCCTTGACAATTTTGCGCGCACAATGGGAATGAGCGTTCAGGAATTTTCAAAGATTGCGCTTATGGCAAAAAAGCCAGTTGACCTTGGAACTCGCTGCACGGTTTTTATGAACAGCCGTGTAAAGCAGGCTCAAAAGGAAGGCGCGGAAGTTGCGGACATTTCAGCGGGACTTTCTTATTCGGTAATAAAGAACGCGCTCTTTAAAGTAATAAAACTTCGCAAGGCAAGCGATATTGGCAAAAAAGTTGTTGTTCAAGGCGGAACTTTCTTTAATGATGCGGTTCTTCGTGCGTTTGAAAAAATTGCCGGTGTAAACGTTTATCGTCCTGATGTTGCGGGGCTTATGGGAGCTTACGGTTCTGCGCTTATTGCGATGGATCAGTGGGAAGATTTACGCCGTCCAAAGCCGGATGATCCTGACCAGACTCCTAAATTTGTAAAAAGCGGCATTGCGACTTTGAATCAGCTTGAGTCATTTAAAGTTGACCTTGAGCTTCGCCGCTGCGGAAAATGCTCTAACAATTGTCTTCTTACAATAAATACATTCTCTACTTCTGGAACTGAAGTCGGAGAAAAACGCGCTGTAAGAAAATTTGTTACAGGAAACAGATGTGAGCGCGGAGCAGAACTTGAAGAAAAAACTTCAGTTGTAGATGCAAGCAACAAGCCTTCCGAAGATGAAACTGAAAAAAATCTTCCGAACCTTTTTGAATGGAAATACAAGAGGCTTTTTGGACATTATATTCCGCTTAAGCCGGATGAAGCTGTTATGGGGGACGTTGGAATTCCGCGCGTTTTGAATATGTATGAGAATTATCCGCTGTGGTTTACTTTCTTTACAAAGCTTGGATTCCGTGTGCGCCTTTCTCCTCGTTCTAGCCGTGCAATTTATGAAAAAGGCCTTGAGACAATTCCCTCGGAAAGCGTTTGCTATCCTGGAAAAATTTCCCACGGTCATGTGGAAAGTCTTCTTCAGCAGGGGATAAAATTTATTTTCTATCCGTGCGTTCCTTACGAAACAAAAGAGGATCCGGGAGCTGGAAATCATTACAACTGCCCGATTGTTACAAGCTATCCTGAAGTTTTGCGCAATAACGTTGAGCAGCTTCGTCAGGACGATTCTGTTTTGTTTATGAATCCGTTCCTGCCGGTTTATGACAAGCAGCGTTTAAAGGAGCGTCTTTTTGAAGAGCTTTCCCTTAAGTTTAAAAAGCTTACCCGTCAGAAAATAAATGAAGCTGTGGATGCAGCTTGGGCTGAGCAGGAAAAATTCAGGAAAGATGTTCAGGAAAAAGGCGAAGAAGCCCTAGAAGAGACAATCCGCCGTGGTGCAAATGGAATTGTTCTTGCAGGACGTCCTTATCATCTTGACCCGGAAATCAACCACGGAATTCCAGAAATGATAAACGGCTTGGGAATGGCTGTGTTCACGGAAGATTCGGTTGCGCACCTTGGTTCTATTGAGCGTCCGTTAAGAATTATTGACCAGTGGACTTATCATAACAGGCTTTACCGTGCAGGAGCTTTTGTAAGCGGAATGGCAAACTTGGAGCTTGTTCAGCTTACATCTTTTGGCTGCGGACTTGATGCCGTTACTTCTGATCAAGTTGATGAAATTATGAAGTCAAAAAGCAGAATGTACACGCTCATAAAAATTGATGAAGGCTCGAATCTTGGCGCGGTAAGAATTAGAATCCGCTCTTTGATTGCCGCTGTAAAAGCCCGCGAAAGGAACAGAACAAAGCTTTCTATAAAACCAGCTTCGTATAAACGTCAGGTTTTCACCAAGGAAATGAAAAAGAAGCACACAATTATCGGACCGCAGATGAGCCCGATTCACTTTAAGCTTCTTCAGAAAGCGATGGAGTATTCCGGCTACAATTTTGTTGTCCTTGACGCTGTAGATCCGATGGCTGTTGAAACTGGACTTAAATATGTAAACAACGACGCTTGCTATCCTTCGATTCTTGTTGCAGGTCAGATGATTGCTGCTCTTCAAAGCGGAAAATTCGATTTGAACAATACGAGCCTGATTATTACGCAGACTGGAGGCGGATGCCGAGCTACAAACTACATTGGATTTATCCGCCGTGCCTTGAATGACGCAGGGTTCAGCAAGATTCCGGTTATTTCTATGAGCACTCAGGGATTTGAAAAAAATCCGGGCTGGACTTATACTCCGGGAATGCTTATTAGGCTTGTCCGTTCCATTATGCTTGGCGATTTGCTTATGCGCGTTTTGTATAGAACCCGCCCTTACGAAGCTGTTTCTGGAAGCGCAAATGCTCTTTATGAAAAATGGAATGCAAGATGTGAAATCGCATTGAAATCGCTTTCCGTGTTTAAATATAGAAAGCTTATCCGCGGAATTATAAAGGACTTTGACAATCTGCCTCTGCTTCCTGTAAAAAAGCCGCGTGTCGGTGTTGTTGGTGAAATTCTTGTTAAGTTCCATCCGACTGCGAATAACGACATTGTAAATGTAATTGAAAGTGAAGGCGCGGAATGCGTTATGCCGGATTTGGCAGACTTTTTGTTTTATACTTTCAGCACTGGAATTTTCCGGCACAGACAGCTTGCGTTCGACAAGAAAACTGAAAAAAATGCGCGTCTTATGGTTTGGGCTGTTGAGCTTTTCCGCGGATACATAAAAAAACAGCTTAAAAAAAGCCACCGTTTTGATCCGCCGAATTTGATTTACGACATGATGAAAGGCGTTGACGATATTGTTCAGCTTGGAAACATAACTGGCGAAGGTTGGTTCCTTACTGCGGAAATGGTCGAGCTGATTCATTCTGGCTGCCCTAGCATTGCGTGTGTTCAGCCTTTTGCTTGTCTTCCGAACCACGTTACAGGAAAAGGAATGATAAAGGAATTGCGCCGTCGTTATCCTGAGTCGAATGTTTCTGCGATTGACTATGATCCGGGCTCAAGTGAAGTTAACCAACTGAACCGTCTGAAGCTTCTTCTGAGCAACGCACCTGTTGGCAAGCATCCGGACGAAGAGGCGGACGGAATGATTCATCAGCCGGATAAAAAAGTTGTTAAGCCGGAAATTCAAATGGCGGAAGGCGCTTTCATAGATCCAGAGCCTGTTGAAATGAAAGATGTGCCTGTAATCTAA
- a CDS encoding tetratricopeptide repeat protein, with protein sequence MKKNKVLKNLFLCFFVVAGGACFSISKDSALFKKIHSAYSGADYPAVIEYSSRLQKDFSSSPFLEKALLCKGESFFYLGRFEDSIQTLNELSSSEKNETKIFSNYWKGRSEFSLEDFNAALNSFYNSSSISSGFNKKNKEINFVYRNSIYYAGLCNYSLHQYEKCIPIFESIVSSNEYENDIFCSSLQILFDCYTNENEYSKLVKKYEELSPQNISCYWNVSFAAGNAFEKLGQKKDAFACYEKIALNAELPLSAQALQKACYVSTEDFPLLLEKAKSALSCENSLLSEFWIRLGIDSFEKNDFDSAQKYFSNAEDSDSEKKYSSLIGLYKAELASENKIAILDYYSAKRIDKKYYAEYELAYAQQYAVLSDFKNSLVHAKNAYEKTSPEKKQIKQKSLYYYCLGLYSTGKSKQAISLIEKSKENSDAESKYFFAQKILYARCLAENGNLESAEKIYKNFFEKSQLNNEQKYDYAKILFSLGNMSECKKVADSSSVSDAVYISALASFNMQDWKNSSTGFFKFIAENSKSSKISFAEFYYGYSLYKMGESAEAFNALKNFSEKYPESSLCYSSCIVSANSALKNFDFENAIVQAKKALSFFSSQEEKENSVLLCASIYSDSEKYQDAIKFLEPYAKNTSVFSIRCRYQIALLNSRIGKISEADKIFSEIQNKFYNSPFADESSFRRADLYYNLRNYETAAMRFSEYQRKFPKGKFIDASYYCSADSYRKLAQIEKSVLQYKILVENFPKSTFIYNARKNLSEIFEEQKKYEDALEQQKFILLIADSEEQRKTAEQKISFLKNLISGENSDLALLEKRYVENSKTATFEGRMAGTELAEFLIQNEQPKKEVFELAESLFKIQSSEKNQAAESSYAARTAFVCARYLRFLNKNKEAAQRFLVCAEFARKSENDELAQKAIYGAAESFDAAKLYADSENSAKTLLELYPKSSYKSAAQKFIKNN encoded by the coding sequence ATGAAAAAAAATAAAGTTCTAAAAAATTTATTCTTATGTTTTTTCGTTGTGGCTGGCGGAGCTTGCTTTTCTATTTCAAAAGACTCCGCATTGTTCAAGAAAATACATTCGGCTTATTCCGGCGCGGATTATCCTGCTGTCATTGAATACTCTTCTCGTCTGCAAAAAGATTTTTCTTCTTCTCCATTTTTGGAAAAAGCCTTGCTTTGCAAAGGTGAAAGCTTTTTTTATCTTGGACGTTTTGAAGACTCGATTCAAACTTTGAATGAATTGTCTTCATCTGAAAAAAATGAAACGAAAATTTTTTCCAATTACTGGAAAGGCCGTTCAGAATTTTCGTTGGAAGATTTTAATGCGGCATTGAATTCTTTTTATAATTCTTCTTCAATTTCTTCTGGCTTCAATAAAAAAAACAAAGAAATAAATTTCGTTTATAGAAATTCAATTTATTATGCAGGACTTTGCAATTACTCTTTGCATCAATATGAAAAATGCATTCCGATTTTTGAATCAATAGTTTCTAGCAACGAATACGAAAATGATATTTTTTGCAGCTCATTGCAAATTCTTTTTGACTGCTACACAAACGAAAATGAATATTCAAAGCTTGTAAAAAAATATGAAGAACTTTCGCCGCAAAATATTTCTTGCTACTGGAATGTTTCTTTTGCCGCAGGAAATGCTTTTGAAAAACTTGGACAAAAAAAAGATGCTTTTGCTTGTTATGAAAAAATCGCTTTAAATGCGGAACTTCCTTTGTCTGCCCAGGCATTGCAAAAAGCGTGTTATGTTTCTACAGAAGACTTTCCGTTGCTGCTTGAAAAAGCGAAATCTGCATTGTCATGTGAAAATTCACTTTTGTCAGAATTTTGGATTCGGCTTGGAATTGACTCTTTTGAAAAAAATGATTTTGATTCCGCGCAAAAATATTTTTCAAATGCGGAGGACTCTGATTCAGAAAAAAAATATTCGTCGCTGATAGGGCTTTATAAAGCCGAACTTGCTTCTGAAAATAAAATTGCAATTCTTGATTATTATTCAGCAAAAAGAATTGACAAAAAATATTATGCGGAATATGAGCTTGCTTATGCACAACAGTATGCGGTTTTGAGTGATTTTAAAAATTCTCTTGTTCATGCAAAAAATGCTTATGAAAAAACTTCTCCAGAAAAAAAGCAGATTAAGCAAAAATCGTTATATTATTATTGCCTGGGACTTTATTCAACAGGAAAATCAAAACAGGCAATTTCTCTTATAGAAAAATCAAAAGAAAATTCTGATGCAGAAAGCAAGTATTTTTTTGCACAGAAAATTTTATATGCAAGATGTCTCGCTGAAAATGGGAATCTTGAATCTGCTGAAAAAATTTATAAAAACTTTTTTGAGAAATCGCAGCTGAACAATGAACAAAAATATGATTACGCAAAAATACTTTTTTCACTTGGAAATATGAGCGAATGTAAAAAAGTTGCGGATTCTTCTTCTGTTTCTGATGCAGTTTACATTTCCGCTTTGGCTTCATTTAATATGCAAGACTGGAAAAATTCTTCAACTGGATTTTTTAAGTTTATTGCAGAAAATTCAAAGTCTTCTAAAATTTCATTTGCGGAATTCTATTACGGATATTCCTTGTATAAAATGGGAGAATCTGCAGAAGCTTTTAATGCTCTTAAAAATTTTTCTGAAAAATATCCAGAAAGTTCTTTGTGCTATTCATCTTGTATTGTATCTGCAAATTCTGCGTTAAAAAATTTTGATTTTGAAAATGCAATTGTTCAGGCAAAGAAAGCCTTGAGTTTTTTTTCATCGCAGGAAGAAAAAGAAAATTCAGTTTTGCTTTGCGCTTCTATTTATTCTGATTCAGAAAAATATCAGGACGCTATAAAATTTCTTGAGCCTTATGCAAAGAATACTTCTGTGTTTTCTATTCGTTGCCGTTATCAGATTGCGCTTTTGAATTCACGTATTGGAAAAATTTCTGAAGCTGACAAAATTTTTTCTGAGATTCAAAATAAATTTTATAATTCTCCTTTTGCGGATGAAAGTTCTTTTAGACGCGCGGATTTGTATTACAATTTAAGGAATTATGAAACTGCAGCAATGCGTTTTTCCGAATATCAAAGAAAATTTCCTAAAGGAAAATTTATTGATGCCTCGTATTATTGTTCCGCTGATTCGTATAGAAAACTGGCGCAAATTGAAAAATCAGTTTTGCAATATAAAATTCTTGTGGAAAATTTTCCAAAAAGCACTTTCATTTATAATGCTAGAAAAAATCTTTCAGAAATTTTTGAAGAGCAGAAAAAATACGAAGATGCGCTTGAACAGCAGAAATTTATTCTTTTAATTGCTGATTCTGAAGAGCAAAGAAAGACTGCGGAACAAAAAATCAGTTTCTTGAAGAATTTGATTTCTGGAGAAAATTCAGACCTTGCATTGCTTGAAAAGCGTTACGTTGAAAATTCTAAAACTGCAACTTTTGAAGGTAGAATGGCAGGAACTGAACTTGCAGAATTTTTAATCCAAAATGAACAGCCGAAAAAAGAAGTTTTTGAACTTGCGGAATCTCTTTTTAAAATTCAATCATCTGAAAAAAATCAGGCTGCTGAAAGTTCTTATGCTGCAAGAACTGCATTTGTCTGCGCAAGATATTTGAGGTTTCTGAATAAAAATAAAGAAGCCGCGCAAAGATTTTTGGTATGTGCCGAGTTTGCTAGAAAGTCTGAAAATGATGAGCTTGCGCAAAAAGCAATTTATGGAGCGGCAGAATCTTTTGATGCCGCAAAACTTTATGCTGATTCTGAAAATTCCGCAAAAACTTTGCTGGAACTTTATCCGAAAAGCAGTTACAAATCCGCTGCCCAGAAGTTTATAAAAAATAATTAG
- a CDS encoding MotA/TolQ/ExbB proton channel family protein has protein sequence MFEILKSGGIVMVPIIACGLVAVFIIVERFHYFFSIKKRDEKFNSDIESCILKNDFKTAESVCVLADTPCAKVVKSAVEHRNFSERDLKEFIQSKLDLAVPEFENNLSALNTISNVSTLLGLLGTVTGNIKAFGVLGNGGTMGDPALLAGAIAEALVTTVAGLVVAIPAIIFSSYFNSQVNHSITRMEQTVTSVLFRLTKKGEA, from the coding sequence ATGTTTGAGATTTTAAAGAGCGGCGGAATTGTTATGGTTCCGATTATTGCTTGCGGATTGGTTGCTGTGTTTATTATTGTTGAGCGGTTTCATTATTTTTTTTCAATAAAGAAGCGTGATGAAAAATTCAACAGTGATATTGAAAGTTGTATTTTGAAAAATGATTTTAAGACTGCGGAGTCGGTTTGTGTTCTTGCAGATACTCCTTGTGCAAAGGTTGTAAAAAGTGCTGTTGAACATAGAAATTTTTCAGAGCGTGATTTGAAGGAATTTATTCAGTCGAAACTTGATCTCGCTGTTCCTGAATTTGAAAATAATCTCTCTGCATTGAACACAATTTCAAATGTTTCAACTTTGCTTGGATTGCTGGGCACTGTTACTGGAAATATCAAGGCTTTTGGTGTGCTTGGAAATGGTGGCACAATGGGAGATCCCGCTTTGCTTGCCGGTGCGATTGCTGAGGCTTTAGTTACTACTGTTGCCGGACTTGTTGTTGCAATTCCTGCGATTATTTTTAGCAGCTATTTTAATTCTCAAGTCAATCACAGCATTACGAGAATGGAGCAGACTGTTACTTCTGTTTTGTTCCGTCTTACAAAAAAAGGCGAGGCTTAA
- a CDS encoding ExbD/TolR family protein: MKVSARKKTNPVVDLSPMLDVIFQLILFFLVSTTFNLLPAINVNLPKSSTSSGAESSGITISVEENGALWFNDEKVSEKELAALLSNFDTKEIERKNFPVLISADKNVKNGKIVELFDIIRMSGFAFVSLRTSGKK; this comes from the coding sequence ATGAAAGTTTCCGCGCGAAAAAAAACAAACCCGGTGGTTGATTTGTCTCCTATGCTTGATGTTATTTTTCAGCTCATTTTGTTTTTTTTAGTTTCCACAACATTCAATTTGCTTCCTGCGATAAATGTTAATTTGCCAAAAAGTTCTACTTCGTCCGGAGCGGAATCAAGCGGTATAACAATTTCAGTAGAAGAAAATGGAGCTCTTTGGTTTAACGATGAAAAAGTTTCTGAAAAAGAATTGGCAGCTTTGCTTTCAAATTTTGACACAAAAGAAATTGAGCGCAAAAATTTTCCTGTTTTAATTTCGGCGGATAAAAATGTAAAAAACGGAAAAATTGTTGAGCTGTTTGATATAATCAGAATGAGCGGCTTTGCTTTTGTCAGTTTGAGGACGAGCGGAAAAAAATGA
- a CDS encoding HAD family hydrolase: protein MFEEIEAVAFDIDGTLYPSWRLYLLMPLYVLKHLKFYLHYNKIRKILHRTAPLSDFYEFQARLFAEETKFPVAESKKIINDVCYEGIKKFFKKIKPYSHAYECIKNMKSAGLKIGILSDFPPSQKGDIWGIKELCDVCIGSEESGALKPSVYSFGILSRKLDVPPEKILYVGNSKKYDVLGANNAKMKSAYILTGFRRMFGIKLPEADISFKNYRQLEKIVLK from the coding sequence ATGTTCGAAGAAATAGAAGCAGTCGCATTTGATATTGACGGAACTCTTTATCCGTCTTGGAGACTTTATCTTCTTATGCCGCTGTATGTGCTCAAGCATTTAAAGTTTTATCTTCATTATAATAAAATCCGCAAGATTCTTCATAGGACTGCGCCGCTGTCTGATTTTTATGAATTTCAGGCAAGGCTTTTTGCGGAGGAAACAAAATTTCCTGTTGCTGAATCAAAAAAAATCATAAATGATGTTTGCTATGAAGGAATAAAAAAATTTTTCAAAAAGATAAAACCGTACAGTCATGCTTACGAATGTATAAAAAACATGAAATCTGCCGGATTAAAAATCGGAATTCTTTCTGATTTTCCGCCGTCACAAAAAGGTGATATTTGGGGAATAAAAGAACTTTGCGATGTTTGCATTGGCTCAGAAGAATCGGGAGCTTTAAAACCTTCTGTTTATTCTTTTGGAATTTTGAGCAGAAAACTTGATGTTCCGCCGGAAAAAATTCTTTATGTGGGAAACAGCAAAAAATACGATGTTCTTGGTGCAAACAATGCAAAAATGAAAAGCGCATATATTTTAACTGGTTTTCGCCGGATGTTTGGAATAAAACTTCCAGAGGCTGATATTTCATTTAAAAATTATCGTCAGCTTGAAAAAATTGTGTTAAAATAG